The genomic window CTTCTGCGTCGGCTACCTCATCTTCATCTCCAACACCCTCGCCTACCTCTTCCACCTCCCCTCCAATCCCTCCCCTTTCCTCGCCCCCAAAGCCCTCTACATCTGGGCCATGCTCCCCTTCCAGCTCGGCCTCAACTCCATCAAAACCCTAACCCTCCTCGCCCCCCTCAGCATTTTCGCCGACGTCGTCGACCTCGGCGCCATGGCCGTCGTCCTCGGCGAGGACCTCGCCGTCTTCCTCTCCCACCCCCCGCCTCTCCGCGCCTTCGCCGGTCCCTCCGTCCTCCTCTACGGCGTCGGCGTCGCCGTCTACGCCTTCGAGGGCATCGGCATGGTCCTTCCCCTGGAGGCCGAGGCCGCCGACAAGGCCAAATTCGGGAGGACCTTGGGGCTCTCCATGTTCTTGATCGCCCTCATCTACGGCCTCTTCGGCGTCCTCGGCTACTTGGCCTTCGGCGACGACACCCGCGATATCATCACCACCAACCTGGGCACCGGCGTGGTCACCGTGCTGGTCCAGCTGGGGCTCTGCATCAACCTCTTCTTCACGTTTCCGGTGATGATGAATCCTGTGTACGAGGTGGTGGAGCGGTGGTTCTGCGGGAAGCGGTACTGCTTCTGGCTGCGGTGGTTGCTGGTGGCGGCGGTGAGCATGTCGGCGATGCTGGTGCCCAACTTCGCCGACTTCCTCTCGCTGGTGGGGAGCAGCGTGTGCGTCGTGCTGGGCTTCGTGCTGCCCGCGGCCTTCCACCTGAAGGTGTTCGGAATGGAGCTGGGGTGGTGCGCGGTGGCCGCCGACGTGGGGATCGTGCTGCTGGGCGTGGCGCTGGCGGTGGCCGGAACCGTGTCGTCTCTCCAGCAGATCTTAACCTCAAAGGAGGTGTCATGAATAATTTCTCCCACAATTTATATGATTCATGAatcaaaaaaaaagttttgattCGTATTAAATGAACCTGGAATTTATTGTGTTGTGTTGTAATTGTTACTTCGGAAACACGAAGTATTGTTGGTTGGGCTGGGGTGGTTGGAAGTATCAATTTTTGTTTCCTATCAGAAGATTATACGATCCAATTGGATCTTGGTTTGGTTGATTGGTTGGTGATGCAAGGTGTCTCAAATCTAGTAGTTGGAAAGatctttttatgatattttgtaatAATCTGCCATAAGAATGGTGGCTTCTAAGATACTTGGAAGTCTGCCGTTAAAGTGGTGTTATATTTTTCTTGCTAATATTTTACCATTTGTCTAGGATATCCAGTAATGATGTTTTCATGAAGGGTTGTCACATGTTAGTGTTCTAATTGACTGATGGACAAGTTTTAATTATGACTTGCTTGGGAGTGCTTGAAACACTAGATGATTCAAGAAAGAATTTAGTATCTATCATTTGGGTTCTTTCTTGCTAAATGAGAAAATGTATCTTGCTTAACAACTGGATAAATGAAAATCGAGGTAAGAGCAAATTTGGAGGTCAGCTCTTTTAATGCATCATCTATTCTATTATTGATCATGTCTTATATGATTACTATTGTGGTTTTTAATAAGAAAGGTGAAGAAGGATGCTGTAGACCTACTCAAGAGGCAGGCTGGGCCGGGTTCAACTTAAGATACTACCTAATTTAATTTGAGTCCAACCTGAATAAAATAGCAATACCAGAAGATGCAACAATTTAGAAAAATTTCCTCCAGCTTTAACAATAGTCAAAACCTACATAGATTAGTCTTCCCCGCGCCACCATGTCTATAAAAAAACGGCTATGACTATTAGCTGAAATTATCTCTCTGATAGTCTCGTAGGTAAGTCCTTTGTTTACTACTAAGGCCAGCAAATAAGCTTTGGAGTAGGCAAAGAAGGGGGAAGATAGAACTACTATACTAACTACTATAGTAGTTAGTATAGTAGTCAACCATaccaaattttttatcttttatcatAGTACATTACTTCGTCATGGGTGGATAGCGGGGATCGAACCCGCATCTTCTCCTTGAAAAAGAGAAATTTTACCATTCAATCATATC from Elaeis guineensis isolate ETL-2024a chromosome 4, EG11, whole genome shotgun sequence includes these protein-coding regions:
- the LOC105042696 gene encoding amino acid transporter AVT3B; this encodes MGFESTNNDEASSSSYGLVDPTSPLLPPHPSAARLSSQPKTFANVFIAIVGSGVLGLPYTFMRTGWAAGALLLAAVAALTFHCMLLLVRTRRRLDLDDGFSKIASFGDLGLAVAGPSGRAVVDAMIVLSQAGFCVGYLIFISNTLAYLFHLPSNPSPFLAPKALYIWAMLPFQLGLNSIKTLTLLAPLSIFADVVDLGAMAVVLGEDLAVFLSHPPPLRAFAGPSVLLYGVGVAVYAFEGIGMVLPLEAEAADKAKFGRTLGLSMFLIALIYGLFGVLGYLAFGDDTRDIITTNLGTGVVTVLVQLGLCINLFFTFPVMMNPVYEVVERWFCGKRYCFWLRWLLVAAVSMSAMLVPNFADFLSLVGSSVCVVLGFVLPAAFHLKVFGMELGWCAVAADVGIVLLGVALAVAGTVSSLQQILTSKEVS